The Triticum aestivum cultivar Chinese Spring chromosome 7B, IWGSC CS RefSeq v2.1, whole genome shotgun sequence genome window below encodes:
- the LOC123157251 gene encoding uncharacterized protein, giving the protein MSLMLQALLDKYNEDHNLVGDLAYEFKDFLHYQSICEDYKWFKHFNFTTKTKDGIEDLFFAEVIEGTDDELVANCFCKIESNENGHCYGCINHGFIDMKHPNKADAYAGGHLNVYLPFGGCRRRPNTWTGSKEDVAAEEARLRYIYCIR; this is encoded by the exons ATGAGTTTAATGCTTCAAGCTTTACTGGACAAGTATAATGAGGATCACAATCTTGTTGGG GATCTTGCGTACGAATTCAAGGATTTTTTGCACTATCAATCAATTTGTGAAGACTATAAGTGGTTCAAGCATTTCAATTTCACTACAAAGACTAAAGACGGAATTGAGGATCTTTTCTTTGCTGAAGTGATAGAGGGAACTGATGATGAATTAGTGGCCAACTGTTTCTGCAAGATTGAATCCAATGAAAATG GCCACTGCTATGGTTGCATAAATCATGGATTTATTGATATGAAGCACCCCAACAAGGCTGATGCATACGCTGGTGGTCACTTGAACGTATATTTGCCATTTGGTGGGTGTAGAAGACGTCCTAACACGTGGACAGGCTCTAAGGAAGAT GTGGCAGCTGAGGAAGCTAGGCTGAGATACATCTACTGTATACGATGA